The proteins below are encoded in one region of Desulfovibrio sp. X2:
- a CDS encoding putative quinol monooxygenase — protein MKALVVKVHMKAEFREQFIAEMRADAIGSEKLEPGCLMFNIVNDASDPDVLYLFEVYKDDAAVQAHGKMPHFVQWLEKTKDWLAAPLRIMPCNTLYPPENAWKKRPAPED, from the coding sequence ATGAAAGCACTTGTGGTGAAGGTTCACATGAAAGCCGAGTTTCGCGAACAGTTCATCGCGGAGATGCGCGCCGACGCGATCGGCTCGGAGAAGCTCGAGCCGGGCTGCCTGATGTTCAACATCGTCAACGACGCCTCCGACCCCGACGTCCTCTATCTCTTCGAGGTCTACAAGGACGACGCGGCCGTGCAGGCGCACGGGAAGATGCCGCACTTCGTGCAGTGGCTGGAGAAGACGAAGGACTGGCTCGCGGCTCCCCTCCGGATCATGCCCTGCAATACGCTCTACCCGCCCGAAAACGCCTGGAAGAAGCGTCCCGCGCCCGAGGATTGA
- a CDS encoding DUF748 domain-containing protein, with translation MRREIGTSLAAAWARVRRLWSSRRVRRWVLWAAGAVAAWGLLAGLALPPVLRSQMEARLSDVLGVHCTVESVHFNPYTLRLSVENVRVPQPSGEGEALTLGALEVAPSLSSVLHFAPMLAHVRLVDPVLHVTRFAGGRFSFSPFLADGEGEAEKAGPEARTGDAQTGDAQAGDAHTAEEGQKEAQKTAPLFPFAVSDFEIRNGTVIFNDAPLKTVHTIKDLHLVVPFTSTLESDRDRAIVPRLTAVVDGRPLDVTGRLLPFADHPRTEFDVAAGEVDLTRYSGYLADVTPLRLESGMVGADLKLVAEQSAERGVDFSLSGTLNLRNLRVDAPSGKGTVFGLTSGRVEVERFSLSDRRLDVSLAELNGLSARAVRMADGQVDWETYFTTPPESAGGSAAAAPEPGPGAKAAPERPFVTAVREAEVRDGTLVWKDETVPGGAQVRLGSLAATLKDFSTPGGPGASGPAAKGGGAFTLSLRVDGGDSGKGAGKAGSLTAEGDLALAPFGLSLHLDASALPLPLARGYLAQALPLSLDAGTADVRGEIGFTEAASAQSAKADKGAKSPKSPKSPASDASGEPGPGLTVRKGAVQLANLSLSRDGQTPALTLGTLDVPDVSLDLAARTVSTGPVVLTKPEVRLARDEDGSVGLFVPGEKPAPAPESAPGGASGAASAEKAAEPGKAAPGKTSADTTASGKAAPSGKAPPSGKTASGHAAPPAAPPAASPAQPRADGESPEWKVNVASLRVDEGHVSFDDRHLEDPAELDLDGVRLTTGPLSLQKDAPLEAELGARWQKQGAISVKAKGTVEPLDVTLDTRLRGMDLKPLTPYLDNATGLVLGSCELSSRLTVALREREGTDGGDRAGGPHGGLDVSVEGATRLENLSLKLADGGDEFASLRRLSVRGLRFEQPASGAASLHAKEVELEKPRLFVALFKDGSTSFGRALETGGPENGNAEPEASGARTKPSKTAKGSGKEPAKGSGKEPGNESGTGPLAALDVGSLSIDGGEVRFHDERFSPVFTTEATDITGKITGISQDPSTSADVKLSASIEGAPLKVAGKANALASPPSADLHAALSGLDLVPFSPYAVEYVAYPVEHGRLSYDVAMRARKWVLRSDNRITLSGLELGSKDDRPGAPDYPVKLALALMEDLSGDVDLDLPVQGRMDDPDFRFGGLVGQALQNLMLRVVTSPFALVGNLLSLGMSGVDMRRVDFSPGSAALNDAAQKDLSAVAEVLRKRPRLSIEVRGVADTAVDTEGLKEQALLQSLREAKYASLSRRERARTDADHVTIEPDEYDDLLEEVYDDAPFDKPENLLGMTKSQPDDVMESALKEHHEVTPEEFKRLAEARAKAVRERLLQLDPGLASRVLLSGARVVSAPSGAETAGERGGGHVELELR, from the coding sequence ATGCGACGGGAGATCGGAACGTCCCTTGCGGCCGCGTGGGCCCGGGTCCGCAGGCTGTGGTCGTCGCGGCGCGTGCGCCGCTGGGTCCTTTGGGCGGCGGGAGCCGTGGCCGCCTGGGGCCTGCTGGCCGGGCTCGCGCTGCCGCCCGTGCTGCGCTCCCAGATGGAAGCCAGGCTGTCCGACGTCCTGGGGGTGCATTGCACGGTCGAGAGCGTGCATTTCAACCCCTACACCCTGCGCCTCTCGGTCGAGAACGTGCGCGTGCCCCAGCCCTCGGGCGAGGGGGAGGCGCTCACCCTCGGCGCGCTCGAGGTCGCCCCGAGCCTCTCCTCCGTGCTGCACTTCGCGCCGATGCTGGCCCACGTGCGCCTCGTCGATCCCGTGCTGCACGTGACCCGCTTCGCGGGCGGGCGCTTCTCCTTCTCGCCGTTCCTCGCGGACGGAGAGGGCGAGGCGGAGAAGGCAGGGCCCGAGGCCCGAACCGGAGATGCGCAGACCGGAGATGCGCAGGCCGGGGATGCGCATACGGCGGAGGAGGGGCAGAAGGAAGCGCAGAAGACGGCGCCCCTGTTCCCCTTCGCGGTCAGCGATTTCGAGATCCGAAACGGCACCGTGATCTTCAACGACGCACCGTTAAAGACCGTGCACACGATCAAGGATCTGCACCTCGTGGTGCCCTTCACCTCCACCCTGGAGAGCGACCGGGACCGCGCCATCGTCCCGCGCCTGACCGCCGTGGTGGACGGCAGGCCGCTGGACGTCACGGGGCGGCTCCTGCCCTTCGCCGACCACCCGCGCACGGAGTTCGACGTGGCCGCGGGCGAGGTGGACCTCACGCGGTACAGCGGCTATCTCGCCGACGTCACGCCCCTGCGCCTCGAATCGGGCATGGTCGGGGCGGACCTGAAGCTGGTGGCCGAGCAGTCCGCCGAGCGCGGCGTGGATTTCAGCCTCTCCGGCACGCTGAACCTGCGCAACCTGCGCGTGGACGCGCCGAGCGGGAAGGGCACGGTGTTCGGGCTCACGTCCGGCCGCGTGGAGGTGGAGCGTTTCTCGCTGTCCGACCGGCGGCTCGACGTGAGCCTCGCGGAGCTGAACGGACTGTCCGCGCGCGCGGTGCGCATGGCCGACGGCCAGGTGGACTGGGAGACCTATTTCACCACCCCGCCGGAATCGGCAGGTGGCTCGGCGGCCGCGGCCCCAGAGCCCGGCCCCGGGGCCAAGGCCGCGCCCGAGCGTCCCTTCGTCACGGCAGTGCGCGAGGCCGAGGTGCGCGACGGAACGCTCGTCTGGAAGGACGAGACCGTGCCCGGCGGCGCGCAGGTGCGGCTCGGCTCCCTGGCGGCGACCCTCAAGGACTTCTCCACGCCCGGCGGCCCCGGCGCCTCCGGTCCCGCGGCCAAGGGCGGCGGCGCGTTCACGCTTTCGCTGCGCGTCGACGGGGGCGATTCCGGCAAGGGGGCGGGCAAGGCGGGCTCGCTCACGGCCGAGGGCGATCTTGCGCTCGCGCCTTTCGGCCTCTCGCTGCACCTGGACGCGAGCGCCCTGCCGCTGCCGCTCGCGCGCGGCTACCTGGCGCAGGCGCTGCCGCTCTCGCTCGACGCCGGGACAGCGGACGTCCGGGGCGAGATCGGCTTCACCGAGGCTGCGTCCGCCCAATCCGCCAAGGCCGACAAAGGCGCGAAATCCCCCAAATCCCCGAAATCCCCGGCATCCGATGCATCGGGCGAGCCGGGGCCCGGCCTCACCGTGCGCAAGGGCGCGGTGCAGCTCGCAAACCTCTCGCTCTCGCGCGACGGGCAGACGCCCGCGCTCACCCTGGGCACACTGGACGTGCCCGACGTCTCCCTCGACCTCGCCGCGCGCACGGTGTCCACCGGGCCGGTGGTCCTGACCAAGCCCGAGGTGCGCCTGGCGCGCGACGAGGACGGCTCCGTGGGGCTCTTCGTGCCGGGTGAGAAGCCTGCCCCCGCTCCCGAGTCAGCTCCCGGGGGCGCGTCCGGCGCCGCTTCGGCCGAAAAGGCGGCCGAGCCCGGCAAGGCCGCCCCCGGCAAGACCTCGGCCGACACGACAGCGTCCGGCAAGGCCGCGCCGTCCGGCAAGGCCCCGCCGTCCGGCAAAACCGCGTCCGGGCACGCCGCGCCTCCCGCCGCACCCCCGGCCGCGTCCCCGGCCCAGCCCCGGGCAGACGGGGAGTCTCCCGAATGGAAGGTGAACGTGGCCTCGCTGCGCGTGGACGAGGGGCACGTCTCCTTCGACGACCGGCATCTGGAGGACCCCGCCGAGCTCGACCTGGACGGCGTGCGCCTGACCACCGGGCCCCTCTCGCTGCAGAAGGACGCGCCGCTCGAGGCGGAGCTCGGCGCGCGCTGGCAGAAGCAGGGCGCGATCTCCGTGAAGGCCAAGGGCACGGTGGAGCCGCTCGACGTGACCCTGGACACGCGGCTGCGCGGGATGGACCTGAAGCCGCTGACCCCCTACCTGGACAATGCCACCGGTCTCGTCCTCGGCAGCTGCGAGCTCTCCTCGCGGCTCACGGTGGCGCTGCGCGAGCGCGAGGGGACGGACGGGGGAGACCGGGCAGGCGGTCCGCACGGCGGGCTGGACGTGAGCGTGGAAGGGGCCACGCGGCTGGAGAACCTCTCCCTGAAGCTGGCCGACGGCGGGGACGAGTTCGCCTCGCTGCGCCGCCTCTCGGTGCGCGGGCTGCGCTTCGAACAGCCCGCGTCCGGCGCCGCCTCCCTGCACGCCAAGGAGGTGGAGCTGGAGAAGCCCCGGCTCTTCGTGGCGCTGTTCAAGGACGGCTCCACCAGCTTCGGCCGCGCCTTGGAGACCGGGGGCCCGGAAAACGGGAACGCCGAGCCCGAAGCCTCCGGCGCCCGGACCAAGCCGTCCAAGACGGCCAAGGGATCGGGCAAGGAACCGGCCAAGGGATCGGGCAAGGAACCGGGCAACGAATCGGGCACCGGGCCGCTCGCCGCGCTGGACGTGGGCAGCCTGTCCATCGACGGCGGCGAGGTGCGCTTTCACGACGAACGGTTCTCGCCCGTCTTCACCACCGAGGCGACCGACATCACGGGGAAGATCACGGGCATCTCGCAGGACCCGTCCACGAGCGCCGACGTCAAGCTGAGCGCCTCCATCGAGGGCGCGCCCCTGAAGGTGGCGGGCAAGGCGAACGCCCTGGCGAGCCCTCCGTCCGCCGACCTGCACGCCGCTCTCTCCGGGCTCGACCTCGTGCCGTTCTCGCCCTACGCGGTCGAATACGTCGCCTATCCCGTGGAGCACGGGCGGCTTTCCTACGACGTGGCCATGCGGGCCAGAAAATGGGTGCTGCGCTCGGACAACCGCATCACCCTGAGCGGGCTCGAGCTCGGCTCGAAGGACGACCGGCCCGGCGCGCCGGACTATCCGGTGAAGCTCGCCCTGGCCCTGATGGAGGATTTGAGCGGCGACGTGGACCTGGACCTGCCGGTGCAGGGCAGGATGGACGACCCCGACTTCCGTTTCGGCGGACTGGTGGGGCAGGCCCTGCAGAACCTGATGCTGCGCGTCGTGACCTCGCCCTTCGCCCTGGTGGGCAACCTGCTGAGCCTCGGGATGAGCGGCGTGGACATGCGGCGCGTGGACTTCTCGCCCGGCTCGGCAGCGCTGAACGACGCGGCGCAAAAGGACCTGAGCGCCGTGGCCGAGGTGCTGCGCAAGCGCCCGCGCCTGAGCATCGAGGTGCGGGGGGTGGCGGACACGGCCGTGGACACCGAGGGGCTCAAGGAGCAGGCGCTGCTGCAGAGCCTGCGCGAGGCCAAGTACGCCTCGCTCTCGCGCCGCGAGCGCGCCCGCACGGACGCGGACCACGTGACCATCGAGCCGGACGAGTACGACGACCTGCTGGAAGAGGTCTACGACGACGCGCCCTTCGACAAGCCGGAGAACCTGCTGGGCATGACCAAGTCGCAGCCCGACGACGTGATGGAGTCGGCCTTGAAGGAGCACCACGAGGTGACGCCCGAGGAGTTCAAGCGGCTGGCCGAGGCGCGCGCCAAGGCCGTGCGCGAGCGGCTGCTGCAGCTGGACCCGGGCCTGGCCTCGCGGGTGCTCCTGTCCGGGGCCAGGGTGGTGTCCGCCCCGAGCGGGGCCGAGACTGCCGGGGAGCGGGGCGGAGGCCATGTGGAGCTGGAGCTGCGCTAG
- the ablB gene encoding putative beta-lysine N-acetyltransferase: MTCPEAAPTAREPKAQARPDSVVRLGGSLLQHGPANSRVYLMKLDEADLPEIIERMDGLAREHGYTKLFARVPGRAEPLFASRGFDCEARVPGLFRGRDAGCFMSRYLSRERAVPRDPDLLEDVRRIAREKARAAAAAPDAPDAGRAPGAADVVRLGPDHAPDMARLYGEVFASYPFPINDPAYLRRAMDADVAFYGIERRGRLASAASAEIDRAWACAEMTDFATRPGCRGKGAAGRLLARMEAAMRRRGIRTAYTIARAEHPGINAVFARAGYRHAGTLPNNTQIGGRLESMNVWYKPISG, translated from the coding sequence ATGACCTGTCCTGAGGCGGCGCCCACCGCCAGGGAGCCCAAGGCCCAGGCGCGGCCCGACAGCGTGGTGCGCCTGGGCGGCTCCCTCCTGCAGCACGGCCCGGCCAACAGCCGCGTCTACCTCATGAAGCTCGACGAGGCCGACCTGCCGGAGATCATCGAGCGCATGGACGGACTTGCGCGCGAACACGGCTACACCAAGCTCTTCGCCCGCGTCCCGGGCCGCGCCGAGCCCCTCTTCGCCTCGCGCGGCTTCGACTGCGAGGCCCGCGTGCCCGGCCTGTTCCGGGGACGCGACGCGGGCTGCTTCATGAGCCGCTACCTCTCGCGCGAGCGGGCCGTGCCCCGCGACCCGGACCTGCTCGAGGACGTGCGCCGCATCGCGCGTGAAAAGGCCCGGGCAGCGGCCGCGGCGCCGGACGCGCCGGACGCGGGCCGGGCCCCGGGCGCGGCGGATGTGGTGCGCCTGGGACCGGACCACGCCCCGGACATGGCCCGGCTCTACGGCGAGGTCTTCGCCTCCTATCCCTTTCCCATCAACGACCCGGCCTACCTGCGCCGGGCCATGGACGCGGACGTGGCCTTCTACGGCATAGAGCGCCGGGGCCGCCTGGCCTCGGCCGCGTCCGCGGAGATCGACCGCGCCTGGGCCTGCGCCGAGATGACCGACTTCGCCACCCGGCCCGGCTGCCGGGGCAAGGGCGCGGCGGGCCGCCTGCTCGCGCGCATGGAGGCGGCCATGCGCCGCCGGGGCATCCGCACGGCCTACACCATCGCCCGCGCCGAGCACCCCGGCATCAACGCCGTGTTCGCCCGCGCAGGCTACCGCCACGCCGGGACCCTGCCCAACAACACCCAGATCGGCGGCAGGCTCGAGAGCATGAACGTCTGGTACAAGCCCATTTCAGGATAG